The following are encoded in a window of bacterium genomic DNA:
- a CDS encoding class I SAM-dependent methyltransferase: MEKTIKNALEMYNTYRFGIHSVGKKVRLDFIALLKDFFNHVDKDDNLFDIGCGRGFWFDIYKEYGMRIEKIYGLDLSPENAKELNKKGYNVICGNILEIAFNDNTADNTVCNGVIMITPDPFKAFQELIRITKPGGYILLGVYNKYNPFHWIYKFLYPIRYFYWNISKKIELIIYPPINLLFQILTLISTGRIMDKRTSKIIFMDTIMTPQCKLFSKKEIRNYARKCNAQIIMEGYNKYKLMIYSIIKINK, encoded by the coding sequence ATGGAAAAAACGATTAAAAATGCACTTGAAATGTACAATACTTATCGATTCGGTATCCATAGTGTTGGTAAAAAAGTACGTTTAGATTTTATTGCGCTCTTAAAAGACTTCTTTAATCATGTAGATAAGGACGATAATTTATTCGATATAGGCTGTGGACGGGGGTTTTGGTTTGATATATATAAAGAATATGGTATGAGAATTGAAAAGATATATGGTCTTGACCTTTCTCCAGAAAATGCAAAGGAATTGAATAAAAAAGGATACAATGTAATATGCGGAAATATTCTTGAAATTGCTTTTAATGATAATACTGCTGACAATACAGTATGTAATGGTGTTATTATGATTACTCCGGATCCCTTTAAGGCTTTCCAAGAACTTATAAGGATAACGAAACCGGGCGGATATATTTTACTTGGTGTTTATAATAAATATAATCCGTTCCACTGGATATATAAATTTCTTTATCCCATTAGATATTTTTACTGGAATATAAGTAAAAAGATAGAACTTATAATATATCCACCCATAAATCTATTATTTCAAATTTTAACGTTAATTAGCACAGGTAGAATTATGGATAAAAGGACATCGAAGATTATTTTCATGGATACAATAATGACTCCGCAATGTAAATTATTTTCAAAAAAAGAAATCCGTAATTATGCTCGAAAATGCAACGCACAAATAATTATGGAAGGATATAATAAGTATAAGCTCATGATTTATTCAATCATCAAGATCAACAAATAA
- a CDS encoding class I SAM-dependent methyltransferase, which translates to MATDKISPNAEYMYDSYRFGKFSYRDKRVKYYHLLTELIEKSNKSKCIYDIGCGAGFWFDIYLKYGFSKNAIHGLDLAPGNVEQLQNKGYDVRYGTVLDLDYDNDISDITICNGVIHHTNNSFQAFKELVRITKPGGDIYVSVYNVWHPFFYIVYKATYPIRYIYWNWTKKIVNVFFPFFYFLYKLLSYFAIGESLDKKTAKTIFMDQVITPKAELFSIKKMERYASECNVKILKTKYIMYYLMISFIIKKESSD; encoded by the coding sequence ATGGCGACAGATAAAATCAGTCCAAATGCAGAATATATGTATGATAGTTACCGTTTTGGTAAATTCAGCTACAGAGATAAAAGAGTAAAATACTATCATTTGCTTACCGAACTGATTGAGAAAAGTAATAAATCAAAATGTATATATGATATTGGGTGCGGAGCGGGTTTCTGGTTTGATATTTATCTGAAGTATGGATTTTCTAAAAATGCTATCCATGGCCTTGATTTAGCCCCAGGCAATGTTGAACAGTTACAAAATAAAGGTTATGACGTCAGGTATGGAACCGTTCTTGATTTGGATTATGATAATGATATATCCGACATTACTATTTGCAATGGCGTAATACATCATACAAATAACAGTTTTCAGGCTTTTAAAGAGCTAGTGAGAATAACCAAACCAGGAGGGGATATATATGTCAGTGTTTATAATGTCTGGCATCCGTTTTTCTATATCGTATATAAAGCTACATACCCGATAAGATATATCTATTGGAACTGGACAAAAAAAATTGTAAATGTGTTTTTCCCCTTTTTTTATTTTCTATATAAACTCCTTTCATATTTCGCTATTGGTGAATCATTGGATAAGAAAACCGCAAAAACAATTTTCATGGATCAGGTGATTACTCCCAAAGCGGAATTATTTTCCATTAAAAAAATGGAACGTTATGCATCTGAATGTAATGTTAAAATATTAAAAACAAAGTATATCATGTATTATCTGATGATTTCGTTTATTATTAAAAAAGAATCATCCGATTAA
- a CDS encoding carbamoyl transferase — MNILGFNYLGHDASASLLCNGKLVAAIEEERFTRNKKHYGGFPFRSISFCLKKAGIDANQINIFSFYIKPEDLMNYTAWKFVLSPWYSIRNKILFASRALLYYNALTMRSRLKKHFPYLKKGINLSFVRHHDAHMASAFFVSPFTEADIISIDGIGEWETTVIGQGKDNMITRIQSHCFPDSIGYLYSAITRFLGFRVNNDEYKVMGLASYGDPEKYKKLFEKIVYFKEHGIYRINPQYIALSHKWGNISKHFIHESGLLPRKPESDISQDHKDIAASLQSITEKVGIHIAQDLQKRTKSKKLCLSGGVALNCVMNAKILENTSYDDIYIQPASYDASCSLGCALWINHINYKQPRNYEMNHVYYGYEADDQEILSTLKKYENITFRKCENIARDTAAEMAKQRIIGWYQGKMEWGPRALGNRSILADPRQRKMMDIINDRIKHREDFRPFAPSCKIENYREYFNFPVPSPFMLLICNVKEEKRSVIPAVTHVDGTARFHTVEKKHNPLYWELIHEFEKLTGVPVVLNTSFNVRGETIVMTPEDAINCFLGTGIDALAIGNYFVEKNNL; from the coding sequence ATGAATATTCTTGGTTTTAATTATCTAGGTCACGATGCATCCGCATCATTACTGTGCAATGGAAAACTTGTTGCAGCCATAGAGGAAGAACGTTTTACACGAAATAAAAAACATTATGGGGGATTTCCTTTTCGATCAATATCGTTTTGCCTTAAAAAGGCAGGTATCGACGCAAATCAAATTAATATTTTTAGTTTTTATATAAAACCCGAAGATTTGATGAATTACACGGCATGGAAATTTGTGTTATCGCCATGGTACTCAATAAGAAACAAAATTCTTTTTGCCTCAAGAGCATTACTCTACTACAATGCTCTAACAATGCGTTCCCGTTTGAAAAAGCATTTTCCATATTTAAAAAAGGGAATAAATCTTTCTTTTGTAAGACATCACGATGCACATATGGCTTCAGCATTCTTTGTATCACCTTTCACCGAGGCAGATATTATTTCAATTGATGGAATCGGAGAGTGGGAAACAACGGTTATAGGCCAAGGGAAAGATAATATGATAACCCGTATACAATCTCACTGTTTCCCTGATTCTATTGGCTATTTATACAGTGCGATTACGCGTTTTTTAGGGTTTCGTGTCAATAATGATGAATATAAAGTAATGGGTTTGGCAAGCTATGGTGATCCGGAAAAATACAAGAAATTATTTGAAAAAATTGTATACTTTAAGGAACATGGAATATATAGAATTAATCCCCAATATATAGCACTTTCACATAAATGGGGAAACATATCAAAGCACTTTATTCATGAAAGTGGCCTTTTACCAAGAAAACCTGAGAGTGATATTAGTCAGGATCATAAAGATATTGCTGCAAGTCTTCAAAGTATTACTGAAAAAGTGGGAATTCATATTGCACAAGATTTACAAAAAAGAACAAAATCAAAAAAACTTTGTCTTTCAGGTGGAGTGGCATTGAACTGTGTTATGAATGCTAAAATTTTAGAAAACACCTCTTATGATGATATTTATATTCAACCAGCTTCCTATGATGCCTCATGTTCGTTGGGTTGTGCTTTATGGATTAACCATATTAATTATAAACAGCCTCGTAATTATGAAATGAATCATGTCTATTATGGTTACGAAGCCGATGATCAGGAAATTTTATCAACTCTAAAGAAGTATGAAAATATAACATTCAGAAAGTGTGAGAATATAGCCAGAGATACAGCTGCCGAGATGGCCAAACAACGTATTATCGGTTGGTATCAAGGGAAAATGGAATGGGGACCGAGAGCTTTAGGTAATCGTTCAATTTTAGCGGATCCACGTCAAAGAAAAATGATGGATATTATTAATGACCGGATCAAGCACAGGGAAGATTTCAGACCGTTTGCCCCTTCATGTAAAATAGAGAATTATCGGGAATATTTCAATTTCCCAGTCCCGTCGCCTTTCATGCTTCTCATCTGTAACGTCAAAGAAGAAAAGCGATCGGTGATCCCAGCCGTTACCCATGTTGATGGTACTGCACGATTTCATACGGTTGAAAAAAAACATAATCCACTTTACTGGGAACTGATACATGAATTCGAAAAGCTGACGGGGGTCCCCGTGGTACTTAACACTTCGTTCAATGTGCGAGGGGAGACCATAGTCATGACACCCGAGGATGCTATCAATTGTTTTTTAGGGACAGGTATTGATGCGCTCGCAATCGGTAATTATTTTGTTGAAAAAAATAACCTATGA
- a CDS encoding glycosyltransferase family 2 protein, which produces MTPYSITVVTPVYNEETLLEESIALIDTFLSRHFTDYEILIIESGSTDRSGEICDRLSGRYDRITVIHEGSRNGFGSALKLGFNNAAKDIVCVITADMPFPLDTIVRALPLLEQNDCVLSYRSKDNRRSYFRKIQSFVFNALIKLIFRLRMKHSSSAFKIFRRTTLQKMTFISNGWFVDIEILYWITENKVKYIEIPVELIERQSGESTITLFTPFLIIKEMFKFYKNKILFHNH; this is translated from the coding sequence ATGACACCATATTCCATCACCGTTGTGACGCCCGTTTATAACGAAGAAACGCTGCTGGAGGAATCCATTGCCCTGATCGATACATTTCTTTCACGGCATTTCACCGATTACGAGATACTCATTATCGAAAGCGGAAGCACCGATCGGTCCGGGGAAATCTGCGACAGGCTTTCGGGCCGTTATGACAGGATAACGGTGATACATGAAGGCAGCCGGAATGGATTCGGGTCTGCGCTGAAATTGGGATTCAATAATGCGGCGAAAGATATTGTATGCGTGATAACTGCCGACATGCCATTTCCTTTAGATACGATCGTTCGCGCGCTTCCGCTTCTGGAACAGAATGACTGTGTGTTGAGTTACCGATCGAAAGACAATCGCAGGAGTTACTTCAGAAAAATTCAATCGTTTGTATTCAATGCATTGATAAAATTAATATTTCGTTTAAGAATGAAACATAGCAGTTCAGCTTTTAAGATATTCAGAAGAACAACCTTACAAAAAATGACTTTTATTTCAAACGGTTGGTTTGTTGATATTGAAATTCTCTATTGGATAACAGAAAACAAAGTAAAGTATATAGAAATACCTGTCGAACTAATAGAAAGACAATCAGGAGAATCAACGATTACACTCTTTACTCCTTTTTTAATTATAAAAGAAATGTTTAAGTTTTATAAAAATAAAATATTATTTCATAACCATTGA
- a CDS encoding N-acetyltransferase — protein sequence MIDPDVILGNNVRIFDPGLVNIFGCEIGDNTFVGPFVEITRNVKIGKSCIIESHSFICDSVTVEDAVFIGHGVMFTNDIYPRTDRHVEYKKTLVKQGASIGSNATIVPGVTIGRHAIVGAGAVVTDDVQDFSIVAGNPAKTIRTFAGLAELKAYIETRQTTKNNR from the coding sequence ATGATTGATCCGGATGTTATTCTGGGAAACAATGTCAGGATTTTCGATCCCGGCCTGGTGAATATTTTCGGATGCGAAATCGGGGACAACACCTTTGTCGGGCCCTTCGTCGAAATCACGAGAAATGTGAAGATCGGGAAGAGTTGCATCATCGAAAGCCATTCTTTCATCTGTGATTCCGTGACTGTCGAGGATGCCGTTTTTATCGGCCATGGCGTCATGTTCACCAACGATATCTATCCCCGCACCGACCGTCATGTCGAATACAAAAAAACGCTCGTTAAGCAGGGGGCGAGCATAGGCTCCAACGCAACGATAGTACCCGGGGTGACCATCGGGCGTCATGCTATCGTCGGAGCGGGTGCGGTAGTGACAGACGATGTCCAGGACTTTTCCATTGTCGCCGGCAATCCCGCAAAGACCATCCGTACGTTTGCCGGCCTTGCGGAACTGAAGGCTTATATCGAAACCCGCCAGACAACGAAAAACAATCGATGA
- a CDS encoding DegT/DnrJ/EryC1/StrS family aminotransferase — MIWRCDLVPQYEAYKEEIQGAITRVLSSGRYTLASEVAAFEREFASYIGTGYAVGVNSGTDALILALEMCDIHEGDEVITTPFTAIPTYSAIRRAGAVPVFVDINPDTFLIDVHRVPDAITKRTKAVVPVHLFGNAVDIKLLRDLIGNDIFIVEDCAQAHGAEVRGKKTGSLGDFGAFSFYPTKNLGGYGDGGLITVNDKETADMLKKKRMYGMINKDEFEFDGINSRLDELQASILRVKLKYLDAMNERRIELASLYERQLPGEFIRPQCASEGVRPVYHVYSARCSSGRDELLAHLESREIQCNVYYPKPLYHQKAYQGMFDRTYNLAHAEETARSIIALPFYSEMSPATIELVAQTIKEFYGAA; from the coding sequence ATGATCTGGAGATGTGATCTCGTCCCTCAATACGAGGCATATAAAGAAGAAATACAGGGCGCAATCACGCGGGTTCTTTCTTCGGGACGGTATACATTGGCCTCCGAGGTTGCGGCTTTCGAGCGCGAATTCGCATCATATATCGGTACCGGGTATGCGGTGGGTGTCAACAGCGGCACCGATGCGCTGATTCTGGCGCTCGAGATGTGCGATATTCATGAAGGCGACGAAGTCATTACGACACCGTTTACCGCTATTCCCACCTATTCGGCCATCCGCCGTGCAGGCGCAGTGCCGGTTTTTGTCGACATCAACCCTGACACCTTTCTGATCGATGTTCACCGGGTACCCGATGCGATTACGAAACGGACGAAGGCAGTCGTTCCCGTTCATCTGTTCGGGAATGCCGTGGATATCAAGCTGCTCAGAGACCTTATCGGAAATGATATTTTCATTGTCGAGGATTGTGCACAGGCTCATGGCGCGGAGGTGAGAGGCAAAAAGACGGGGTCGCTCGGGGATTTTGGAGCTTTCAGCTTTTACCCCACGAAGAATCTGGGTGGTTATGGTGACGGGGGATTGATCACGGTTAACGATAAGGAAACTGCCGACATGCTGAAGAAAAAGCGCATGTACGGGATGATCAACAAAGACGAGTTCGAATTCGACGGTATAAACAGCCGTCTCGACGAGCTGCAGGCCTCGATACTCAGGGTCAAGCTGAAATACCTCGATGCCATGAACGAACGGCGCATTGAACTTGCGTCGCTTTATGAACGTCAGCTGCCCGGGGAATTCATCCGCCCGCAATGTGCTTCCGAAGGAGTGCGACCGGTGTATCATGTATACAGCGCCCGCTGTTCATCGGGACGTGATGAGCTTCTCGCACATCTTGAAAGCCGTGAAATCCAGTGTAACGTATATTATCCCAAACCTCTGTACCACCAGAAGGCCTATCAGGGTATGTTTGACAGGACCTATAACCTGGCGCATGCAGAGGAAACGGCGCGAAGCATCATTGCGCTTCCGTTTTATTCTGAAATGTCACCCGCAACGATAGAACTCGTTGCACAAACCATCAAAGAATTCTATGGTGCGGCATGA
- a CDS encoding NAD(P)-dependent oxidoreductase, with product MKSNVLILGGAGFIGSNIAEWYVNAGWNVTVVDGLLEQTGGRIENIWNILHDIHFIQSRIEAYEPLHDLVHNNALIIDCMAWTAHNSALENPLYDIELNILSHLPLLDAVKDKSGIKIVFLGSRGQYGSPRVETITEDTPMVPEDIQGIDKVAAESYFRIYSKLYNIPVMSLRIGNCYGENQPVNGPDIGLVGTFIRSILDGKTIDIYDTARKRPVIYVKDLAEIVFRLGAVPLQGFHALNVCCWNIPIEDIMKTITETVGYGTYRKVDMPIHVRKTDIGYADFDCSVLKGMLGEIPVTPLGDSFRSTVDYFISQTVSG from the coding sequence ATGAAATCCAATGTTCTTATATTAGGCGGAGCCGGTTTCATCGGCAGTAACATAGCCGAATGGTATGTCAATGCCGGCTGGAATGTTACCGTTGTAGACGGTCTGCTCGAACAGACAGGCGGTCGGATCGAAAATATTTGGAATATCCTTCACGATATACATTTTATTCAGTCACGTATTGAAGCTTATGAACCATTACATGATCTTGTACATAACAATGCCCTCATTATCGACTGCATGGCATGGACAGCGCACAACAGTGCGCTTGAAAATCCCCTTTACGATATCGAACTGAATATTCTGTCCCATCTGCCGCTGCTTGATGCAGTAAAAGACAAATCCGGCATAAAGATCGTATTTCTGGGCTCACGGGGTCAATATGGGAGTCCTCGGGTCGAAACCATTACCGAGGATACACCGATGGTGCCCGAAGATATTCAGGGAATCGACAAGGTCGCGGCGGAATCGTATTTCCGCATATATTCCAAACTGTACAACATTCCCGTCATGAGCCTGCGAATCGGCAATTGTTATGGTGAAAATCAACCGGTCAACGGTCCGGATATCGGCCTCGTGGGAACATTCATACGGTCGATACTAGATGGGAAAACGATCGATATATACGATACCGCGCGAAAAAGGCCGGTCATATATGTAAAAGACCTTGCGGAAATCGTATTCAGACTGGGCGCCGTTCCATTGCAGGGTTTCCATGCCCTGAACGTATGCTGCTGGAATATTCCGATCGAAGACATCATGAAAACCATAACAGAAACAGTCGGTTATGGCACGTACCGTAAAGTGGATATGCCGATCCATGTTCGGAAGACAGACATCGGGTACGCCGATTTCGATTGTTCGGTACTCAAGGGAATGTTGGGAGAAATACCGGTTACTCCTCTCGGGGATTCTTTCAGAAGCACGGTGGATTATTTCATATCACAGACTGTTTCAGGTTGA
- a CDS encoding NTP transferase domain-containing protein: protein MKAVILAGGLGTRLKPFTEIIPKPLLPIGESSVLEIQIRNLSASGFNDVFIATNYMSEYIKAYLGNGSKYGVTLTFSTETQPMGTCGPLTLLKEHLQEPFLLMNGDILTNLNFNRAYKASKKIDASLVVVTKEILLPFNFGKVICKDNFIVEVQEKPNFKHEILSGIYFMHPDIFRFIPEDTYYGIDSLIMDMLRKGEKIGRYLMKEYWLDIGQFTDYQDAQEAYKKHFGQQQHL, encoded by the coding sequence ATGAAAGCAGTCATTTTAGCAGGCGGTCTCGGAACCCGTCTAAAACCGTTTACGGAAATAATACCGAAGCCGCTTTTGCCTATCGGAGAGAGCTCAGTACTCGAGATCCAGATACGAAACCTGAGCGCCTCCGGTTTCAACGATGTTTTTATCGCGACAAATTACATGTCCGAATACATCAAGGCTTACCTCGGCAATGGCAGTAAGTATGGTGTTACGCTGACTTTCAGCACCGAAACCCAGCCAATGGGGACCTGCGGTCCCCTGACATTGCTGAAAGAGCATCTGCAGGAACCGTTTCTGCTCATGAACGGCGACATCCTTACCAACCTCAATTTCAACAGAGCGTATAAAGCCAGCAAAAAAATAGATGCAAGCCTGGTTGTCGTAACGAAAGAAATTCTCCTGCCTTTCAATTTCGGCAAAGTCATCTGTAAAGATAATTTTATCGTCGAAGTTCAGGAAAAACCCAATTTCAAACACGAAATACTCTCCGGGATTTATTTCATGCATCCGGATATCTTTCGGTTTATTCCCGAAGATACGTATTACGGCATCGATTCGCTTATCATGGACATGCTCCGTAAGGGGGAAAAAATCGGCAGATATCTGATGAAGGAATACTGGCTCGATATCGGACAATTCACTGATTATCAGGATGCGCAGGAAGCATATAAAAAACATTTCGGACAGCAGCAGCACCTGTAA
- a CDS encoding NAD-dependent 4,6-dehydratase LegB, translating into MNILKVLITGAGGFIGSHLVEYCVDSGIQVKAFVRYNSKNYWGWLENSRYLKDIEVITGDIRDFDSVSKAVKGVDSVFHLAALIGIPYSYESPAAYIKTNIEGTNNILQASLMHAVGNVVVTSTSEVYGTAQYVPIDEKHPLSAQSPYAATKIAADQLALSFYRSFQLPVKIARPFNTFGPRQSARAVIPTVISQILNGMDEIKLGNIDPTRDFTYVKDTVRGFLAIAGCDTFLGEVVNIGMNKEISVGNLVEKIAQVMNRNITVSMAENRMRPSASEVERLMCDNSKILASTPWKPEYSLENGLRETVAWLKDNISHYKHTLYNI; encoded by the coding sequence ATGAACATTTTAAAAGTATTAATAACTGGTGCAGGAGGTTTTATCGGCTCGCACCTTGTCGAATACTGTGTCGATTCCGGTATTCAGGTAAAAGCGTTTGTGAGATATAACTCGAAGAATTACTGGGGCTGGCTGGAAAATTCCCGGTATCTGAAGGATATCGAGGTTATTACCGGTGATATCCGTGATTTCGATTCAGTATCCAAAGCTGTCAAAGGGGTTGACAGTGTCTTTCATCTCGCGGCTCTCATCGGAATACCGTATTCGTACGAATCCCCAGCGGCTTATATAAAAACAAATATCGAAGGAACAAATAACATCCTCCAGGCATCGCTCATGCATGCGGTTGGAAATGTTGTTGTTACCTCTACAAGCGAGGTATATGGTACAGCGCAGTATGTGCCGATCGATGAAAAACATCCGCTTTCGGCTCAATCGCCTTATGCTGCTACGAAAATTGCGGCGGATCAGCTTGCCTTAAGTTTTTACCGTTCATTTCAATTACCGGTAAAAATTGCACGGCCTTTCAATACTTTCGGGCCACGGCAGTCTGCCCGGGCTGTCATTCCCACTGTGATAAGTCAAATTTTAAACGGGATGGATGAGATAAAACTGGGTAATATCGATCCGACACGGGATTTTACATATGTGAAGGATACGGTGCGGGGATTTCTGGCTATTGCCGGGTGTGATACCTTTCTGGGCGAGGTCGTGAATATTGGCATGAACAAGGAAATTTCCGTTGGAAATCTTGTAGAGAAAATAGCACAGGTGATGAACAGGAACATTACAGTTTCCATGGCTGAAAACCGTATGAGACCATCAGCCAGCGAAGTTGAGCGGCTTATGTGCGATAATTCGAAAATCCTTGCATCCACTCCATGGAAACCTGAGTACAGTCTCGAAAACGGACTCAGAGAGACCGTGGCATGGCTGAAAGATAATATATCGCATTATAAACATACCCTGTATAACATATAA